AAAGGTTTGAGGTTCTAAAAAGTGAATGGAAATGCCAAAAATAAGAAATACAAGCATGGCCATTAATAGTATCCGGATCAGGATCGGCATTCGTAAAAAGCTTATATAAACTTTGTTTGACATATTCTTCACCTCCCATTCGATAGTACCTATTATTATCCAAAATGGCAGTTCTCATTAACCGCAAAAAAAGAAAGAGGCTGACCCCAATGAGCCAGCCTCTTTCCTGAGAGAAGGTTATTCAGCATCCTCGACCCGATAGCTTAACATGATATAAGCATATTTGGACTTCTTATTACGTTCTTCTTCTGAGAGCTTCGGCAGGTTTGATTCATCAAAGGGTTCTTTTCCTCCATTATCTTCGCGGATCGACCGAAGCATTCGCCCGTGGGAAGATTCCCACTCTTTCCCTGTCATGGTGGGCAAACTAATCATTAGATTCACTTGCTTATCAAGATCAGATTTCCCTTTTTTTAATTCCGATTGAAGCAGCTTTAGACCAGGCTCAAGAAGTTTCATGATTTCTTCCATAACCGCATCATGATGGTCTTTTAACAAGGCTTCATCTAATTCAAATCTCTTTCCTGCAATCTTGGTCCTTTGATAGTATTTTTCAATTAAGTTGCCGTGCTGACGTGTTTCCACTAACTCTAATAATCCAGCTTCCTCAAGTTTTTTAACATGGTAATATAAACGTGATTGTTTTTCATTTAATTCCTCCGCCATTTGGCTGACGGTCACAGGTTCGCCAGCAATATCAAGAATACTCCGTTTCCTTACATCTAGCATCATCTTAGCAATTTCAATATCATCTATCTTTTTCACAACCGTACCTCCAACATTAATTCACTGCAGCAGGCTGCTTGGCTTTTCCGACAGCGTCTACCTCACTGTGTTCCGAAAGGCTTCTATATCCCTTAAGTAGTGGCATTAAGACCGCTACTATGATTAAAAGGCCGCCTGAAATAGCAGTTCCATATAATACACCTATTTCTTTGGACAACCACCCGCCTACTAAAATGCCAATAATAGAGGAGGTGCTTGCCGTAATTCCTAATAAAGAGGAGCCCCTCCCTCTAAAGGCAGCAGGTGTAACTTTTAAAAATAAACTGCTCAATGGGACGTTCAAAAAGGCATTTAATATACCTACCATTATACTCCAAATATAGACAGGCAGAAGGCCAAATTGGAAACGGAAGGTGTCTACAGGGATGATGACGACCATCCAAAGGCCGATTACTGCAGTACCGGCTAAAAAAATGGTACTTGGTTTAAACCTCTTTAGTGCAAAAGGTGCCGCAAAGCCTGCACCAAAAATAACTCCTAATGCGGTAGCAGCCTCAATAAAACCAAAGTGAAAAGCGGACACATGAAATTGATTGGTGAGCACAGCGATAAGATTGGTGTTTAAGATTCCGCATACAAAGGTAATCGGAAACAAAAGAATCAGTAAAAATCGTAAAGCCGGCATTCCTAACACTTCTTTAACACCGGATTGAATGGACTTGAAATAAGTTTCTTTATGGTTGTCTTTGGGATGTTTTACTTTTCCAAGATTTCGGAGAGTTAGAATGAAAAGAGCTGAAAGACCAAAAGTAACCGCATCAATGGTAAAGATGAAATCATAATTGTTTGTCATCATTAATAAGGCACCAACGGAAGGACCAATAATATCCATTGCGGCTCTTGTCGATTGGGACAAAGAAATGGCTTGTTGAATATTTTCTTCTCCCACTAGGTCAGGAATGGATGAGGAACGGGCTGGGTCGAAAAGAGCGGAACCAAGACCTTGGAAAGCTATTAGTAAAATTAATGCCGCGGCAGAGTGGTGGAAGGGGATCATGAGAAGTACGATAATCATACGGTAGAAATCAGCTCCGACCATTAACCATTTACGGTTGTATTTATCCGCTAATGGCCCTAAGAAAATACCAAAGAAGGCCGTGGGCAGAAGTTGAGCGAAAATCACTAATCCGATGGCTAAAGGATCATTTGTTAATGTGGCGACTAAGTAGACAATGGCGATCCGTGTAAATCCATCACCAAGTTGGGAAATAATTTGGCCAACCCAAAATCGAAAATAAGCTCGGTTATTAAGAAGCTTTAACATGAATGTTCATCCTTCCAAAATATATTTTACCGTTAAAATAATTTTTAGTGATTAAATTTATTTTAACGTAACCTCACCAATATGTAAATAATGGAAATTGTCTAGTTTTGTCGTTAATGATAATTTTCTTTAAATGTGAATTATCCTCATTTTCCCTAACTTGTAAGGATAAAGGAATAATTTTCATCAATGCAGCAAAATTTAATACGGAGGTCTCTTTGAGAAGAAGATTTTGAGGTGTAGAAGAGTGGGTATTGAAACGAAAAAAGAGCAGAGACGAATCCTCTTTGCATTCCTTGTACTAGCGATCTATCTCTCACCGCTATTTATTCTGCAGGAACATGCACATATCCGGGTCCATGATAACTTAGATTCTAATCTGGCTTGGTATAAGGTGCTTGCGAGAAGTGGGCAAATGTTTGGTGAGGTCGATGCAACCATTCCTCAAATTATCAACGGGCAACTTCAGAGGAATGCTTTTGGGACGGAATACAGCATTATAGTATGGTTATACGATCTTTTTCCAACAATGATTGCCTATGGACTCAGTCAGGCATTAACAAGAGTGGTTGCCTTTATCGGAATGTATGTATTGTTAAAGAAACATATTTTACCGGGTGAAAAATGGTTAGATCTGCAGGTCGGATGTGCACTTGCCTTTGCCTTAACCCCTTTTTGGCCGTCAGGAATGCTAAGCACCTTAGGGATGCCATTAGCACTGTGGGCCTTCTTAAATATTCGAGCTGGAAGTGGCAGTTGGAAGGATTATCTTGTCCTCACTTTACTTCCGTTTTACGCAAGTATTGTCTTAGGCTTCTTCTTTTTTTTAAGTGCCATGGGCCTCTTCTGGCTAGTTGATGGTTTACGGGGGAAGGGTTGGAATCTTCGATTTTTGGCGGCCATTGCCTATATGACTATTATTTTTATGCTTGTGGAGTATCGTCTCGTTTATTCTTTTCTGTATACAACAGAGCCAAATAGTAGGGATGAATATTTTCATGCCCACTTATCTTTTTGGAAAGCAGTAAGGCTCACCTTAAAAAACTACACGCTAGGTCATACTCATGTCATGACCGTACATACCTTATTCATTCTTCCTGCCACATTTATTGCTATGTATTTTGTTTTTAAAAAAAACCTATGGAAGCAGGAAAGACTGTTTGTGTTTTTATTTGCGTTGAATATCATGTTATCCATTTGGTATGCTTTTTGGTTTTATGAAGGCTGGCTTCCATTAACCAGACGATTTCATTTCATGGATACCTTTAATTTTGCACGCTATCATTTTTTGAGACCGATGGTTATTTATAGCAGCTTTGCCCTTTCCTTAAAAATTATCTCTTTACAAGGTATAAGCTGGAGGAAGACAGGAAAGTGGTTCCTTCTATTACAAATTTTTGTTTTAGGCTTGTTTAACGATGAAATCATTTATCAACAAAAGCCGACTGTCCAGGAATTTTTTGCGGAGGATTTGTTCGAGGACATTAAGGAGCATATCGGTCTTCGGCAAGAGGAGTACCGGGTGGCAAGTATCGGTATCCATCCAGCAATCTCACAGTATAATGGATTTTACACTCTCGATACCTATAATAATTTTTATCCTTTAAGCTATAAACATCAATTTAGGAAAATAATTGAAAAGGAATTAGCTAAAAATAAAATCATTCGTAAGTATTTCGACCAATGGGGCGGCCGATGTTATCTGTTTACAGGACAGCTGGGAAAGAGATACATGATTAAAAAAGATTCAAAACGACATTTGAAACATTTACAGCTGAATACAAAAGTGTTTAAAGAAATGGGCGGCCGCTACATCTTTTCAGCTTTACCAATCGATAATGCCGAAGAAATTCAGCTTTCGTTGGAACGAGTATTTGTTTCAAAAAAATCAGCATGGAAAATTTACTTGTATAAGACTTTGTAGACACCGGGGGTTTTGAACAGATGATGGAACCAGTCCTTACTATAGTTGTACCATGCTATAACGAAGAAGAAGTCTTGCCTGATACAATGGATCAACTCCAGTGGTTATTACATGATTTAATCAATGAGTCACTTGTTTCTAGAAAAAGTAGAATCTTATTTGTGGATGATGGCAGTAAGGACCGCACATGGGAGATGATTTATAAAGAAGGACTTCGGAGTGAGTTTGTACGAGGATTAAAATTATCGCGAAATGTTGGCCACCAAAATGCCCTGCTTGCGGGATTATTTGCCGCAAATGAACTTTCGGATTGTGTAGTTTCCATCGATGCAGATCTACAAGATGATATCCAAGTCATTCGTGATTTTATCAAGAAGTTTCAAGAAGGGTTTGAAATTGTTTATGGAGTCCGTAAAGGCAGGGATTCAGATACATTTTTTAAACGAAGTACCGCACAAGGATTTTATAAAGTTATGAAAAAGATGGGGGTTGACCTTGTCTATAATCATGCAGATTTTCGCTTAATGAGTAAAAGGGCCATAAAGGAGTTAGAGCGGTTTAAGGAAGTAAATATGTTTTTAAGGGGGATTGTTCCGCTCCTTGGTTTTCAATCGGAAATTGTTTATTATGATCGCTTGGAAAGACAGGCAGGTGAGACCAAGTACCCGTTGAAAAAGATGCTTAGCTTTGCTTTTGATGGAATCACTTCCTTTTCAATTTCACCGATCCGCTTTGTTTTGTTAACAGGATTCATTTCCTTTTTCTTGAGCCTCTTGTTCGGAGGATATTTTTTAACTCTGAAATTTTTGGGTCATACTACAATGGGCTGGACATCTCTTATCACATCCATCTGGTTAATTGGTGGTCTTCAATTAATCGCCATTGGCTTAATTGGTGAGTATGTCGGTAAAATCTATAAGGAAACCAAGCAACGACCAAAGTACATCGTGGATATCGATTCCTTTAATTTGGCAAAAGCAAGACATCATTTGCTGAATCAGCCAATAGAAGATGAGGGATATAGTCTTGATTTTAGAAAAGTATCTGATTCTAACTAATAACTCACTTGTCCGCTTTTTGCTTGTGGGCATGGTGAATACGTCTGTTGGCTTGGCTATAATGTTGTTTTTACTAAATGTAGCCGAAGCTTCGTATTGGATTTCTACCTTCACAGGAAATGCGGTAGGGGCTTGTGTGAGCTTTCTATTGAACAGGTCCTTTACCTTTAAAAGCACGGTTGCTTACCATAAAGGCCTGACCCGTTTTTTTATCACAATTTTATTATGCTATTTTTCCTCTTATTTTGTTAGTGAAAAAGTGGGAGAATGGACAAGCAGGGTGTTAATCATTAGTTCCGAAACGGAAAAAAATGTTTCGGTGCTTTTAGGCAGTATCTTTTACACGATAAGTAATTATTTAGGACAAAAATATTTTGTATTTAAAATAAAGTCTCGCAAAGAGTTTTCCTAAGGAAGGCTCTTTTTTATTTTTTTGTCGTACAACCCTCCCTTTCTGAATAAAAATGGGTAGACAGGCTTTTTATGTTTAGAATTAAGGGGAGCGATAAAAATGAACGTATTTTTAAGCTATATCTTATTGGGGTTGTCGCTAGCTGCGCCTATAGGTCCCATCAATGCTGCTCAAATTGACAGAGGAATAAGAAATGGCTTTATGCACTCCTGGTTAATTGGCGTTGGAGCCGTTGTGGCAGATGGCGTGTATATGCTTGTTGTTTACATAGGAGTCGTTCAGTTTCTGGAAACAGCCTTTATGCAAACGTTTCTTTGGTTTTTTGGTTGTTTTGTTCTAATGTATACGGGCATAGAGACCTTTATGAATGCAGGAAAAATCAACCTTGAGCACACGAGGGAAAAGGAACCGCTGATAAAATCTTTTTTCTCTGGATTTCTTATGTCGATATCCAATCCATTAACGATTTTGTTTTGGTTGGGTATTTACGGTTCGGTACTTGCCAAAACAGCGGCTACCTATGACCGCAGCGATTTGATTCTTTACAGCAGTGCCATTTTCATTGGACTTTTGTTATGGGATATAACGATGGCCGGCGTTTCTAGCAGTTTCCGCACATTCTTAACCTCCAAATTATTAGTGGGGATCTCCCTTCTTTCAGGCGTATCCTTAATTGGTTTTGGTATTTATTTTGGAATGCAGGCTTTTCAAGTGATATTTGGATAAATTAAAAAAACCAGCGAATGTTCGCTGGCTTTTCTATGCAGTCGGCCAAGGTTTGAGTACCTTCTTCTTGCTTTTATTTCTTTCTTTATTCCATTTAAATTGCATAATAAAGGTGATGACACCAATAACAACTAGAAAGACCAAACTTATAAAAAATCCCGGTCTGCTTGTATCATGGAACAAGGTACCAGTGACTGCGACTAAAATAAATAGCCCTCCAATGGAGTATAAAATCTTTTCCTTGGTCTTCAATTTCAATATTTTTCTAGAGGAAGCTAGGATAAAAATCCAATTATATAAAAGCATCAAGCTTGCCGCTGTTGTCACGTACTCGTAAATCTTATCTGGCATCAACAAGGCTGCCACGATGGAGGCTGTGACCCCTAACAGGGTAATAAGCAAGGTGAAAAAAGGTACCTTTAGTTTGCCCTTCTTAGCGAAGCAAGCCGGAGCATCTCCTTCTTCCCCTAAGGTCACTAGCACGCTTGTAACCCCATATAGCGAAGCAGTCATGGTGGAAAATCCGGCAATAATTAAGGCGCCATTAAAAAAATGAGGCACAAATGAAAGATGATAGGCATCTAAAGCAATGACAAACGGACTTTCTTTTGTATTAACATCATTCCACGGTATCATGAGTACGGCTAATCCAATGGAAAGGACATAAATGATGGTGAGCATAAATAACATTACTTTTCCTGCTTTCGGTGCTTCGCTTGGATCTTTTAAGTTGGTCGCCATTAATCCTAGAATCTCGATGCCCCCGAATGCATAAAAAGCAAAGATAACCGCAGACCATAGACCTTTTAACCCGTGAGGAAAAAAATCTTTTTGGCTATTTGGATAGGAAATAGGCCTGTTACCATCAATGACACCAAAAATAGCTAGAGCGGCAATAATCACGAACATCAAAATAGCAGATATTTTTAAAATTGCAAGGATATTTTCTATTTTATTTAAGAGTCCGATTCCAATTAGTATTACGGTTACTCCTAAAATGCCGTAAATAGATGCAAAAATCCACAAGGGGATTTTAGGAAACCAAAAGCGGGAAAAGATCGACAACGCCGTCATTTGACTCCCCATAATAAGTACCTCCGAACTCCAATACACCCAGCCGCTGCTAAATCCAGCCCATCGGCCATACGCTTTTTTTGCATAGGATCTAAAACCGCCTTTAAGAGGTTCCTTGGAAGTCATTTTAGACAAAGCATCAAAAACAAAGTATGTTCCAATTGCAGCGATCACAAATGCGATTAGGATGGAGGGCCCCGTCATCTTAATAGCTAAACTGGAACCAAGGAAAAAACCGGTTCCAATGGTGCATCCCACTCCGAATAGAGAAAGCTGCCACCATTTCATGTTAGTGCTTTCTTCTCCACCCGTTTTTGCTTTACTCATTGAAGGTCACGGCCAGTCGCTCCTGGTGATTTATCGGTATTGTCTTGGTTATTATACTCAGAGTCATTAAAACCAGGCTTTTGTTCTTTATCTGAACCGAGATATTCCCCCTTATGTTTTTGCTGCACATTTCTAAATTTACGAAAATTTTCATTTACCATTACAATCTCCTCTTTCACATGGATTATATCCTTTAACATGCGCGCACAAGCAAATCTTATTCTGACTTATCGAAGTCAGAAAGATTGGATTTTGATGGAATTCAATTTTTTGTTACATAAACAAACGCTAAACAAATGAAAATATAAAGTATAAATGTTTAATGAAAAACAGATTCACATGCGCTTTTCATGAAAGGAGCTTATCCTATGTTATCTACACAGCAGTTAGCTGAGTTACGGTTACAATTATTGCAGGAAAAGAATGATGTGGAAGAGCATTTAGATCAAAATGATCACTTTGGGTTAGAGAGAGGTCATGCACATGAATCGGTGGGAGAGTTGTCCAGTTATGATAACCATCCTGCTGATGAGGGAACAGAGCTTTATGAACGCGAGAAGGATATCGCTTTAAACGAACATTACGAGCTGCAGCTAAGAAATATCAATCATGCTCTTGAAGCAATGGAAAATGGAACGTATGGTACATGTGAAGTATGTGGAAAGGAAATTCCTATCGAGAGATTAGAGGCTCTGCCAAACACCACTTATTGTATTGAACATAGTCCGGACCAAATTGTTTCTCATAATCGACCCGTTGAAGAAGGAGTACTGATGCCTGATTTCGGGAAGTTTGATATGGACGAAAAGGACGAAAACGTTGCTTTTGATGCAGAAGACTCATGGCAGACCGTTGCTCAATGGGGAACCTCTGAGACGCCATCTGATTTAGCCTTCCCAAAAGGTGACTATCAGGACATATATGAGGAAGCAAATGAAAACATCAGCTATGTCGAAGATTATGAAAATTTTGTTGGCACCGACATATACGGAAAGAATATTACGGTTTACCCTAATCCACAGCATGAACAATACGAAAATGCACTGGATGAAGAGGGGATCATGACCAGTTTCGGCGATTTACCTGCTTTTGAACATGACCCATATGTTGATGATGATAAATAAAATGATTCTCCCGAAAAAAAGAAAACAGCTTTCGATTGAGAGCTGTTTTCTCTGATGTTTATTCTTCGTCGTAGCCTTTATGAGGGATTTTGGTTTCCTGTTCTTTAGCACCATCAACAACGGCACCAATTTCGCCTTCCATATAGGTGTCACTTACTTGTTCATGTGTGGTTGCAAGTCCAGATGAAAGGGCATCCCCTTTTTGATAATCGCTTGTATCAAAAACTCGGCCTGCA
The window above is part of the Bacillus sp. SORGH_AS_0510 genome. Proteins encoded here:
- a CDS encoding helix-turn-helix domain-containing protein, whose translation is MKKIDDIEIAKMMLDVRKRSILDIAGEPVTVSQMAEELNEKQSRLYYHVKKLEEAGLLELVETRQHGNLIEKYYQRTKIAGKRFELDEALLKDHHDAVMEEIMKLLEPGLKLLQSELKKGKSDLDKQVNLMISLPTMTGKEWESSHGRMLRSIREDNGGKEPFDESNLPKLSEEERNKKSKYAYIMLSYRVEDAE
- a CDS encoding MFS transporter, producing the protein MLKLLNNRAYFRFWVGQIISQLGDGFTRIAIVYLVATLTNDPLAIGLVIFAQLLPTAFFGIFLGPLADKYNRKWLMVGADFYRMIIVLLMIPFHHSAAALILLIAFQGLGSALFDPARSSSIPDLVGEENIQQAISLSQSTRAAMDIIGPSVGALLMMTNNYDFIFTIDAVTFGLSALFILTLRNLGKVKHPKDNHKETYFKSIQSGVKEVLGMPALRFLLILLFPITFVCGILNTNLIAVLTNQFHVSAFHFGFIEAATALGVIFGAGFAAPFALKRFKPSTIFLAGTAVIGLWMVVIIPVDTFRFQFGLLPVYIWSIMVGILNAFLNVPLSSLFLKVTPAAFRGRGSSLLGITASTSSIIGILVGGWLSKEIGVLYGTAISGGLLIIVAVLMPLLKGYRSLSEHSEVDAVGKAKQPAAVN
- a CDS encoding DUF6044 family protein, coding for MGIETKKEQRRILFAFLVLAIYLSPLFILQEHAHIRVHDNLDSNLAWYKVLARSGQMFGEVDATIPQIINGQLQRNAFGTEYSIIVWLYDLFPTMIAYGLSQALTRVVAFIGMYVLLKKHILPGEKWLDLQVGCALAFALTPFWPSGMLSTLGMPLALWAFLNIRAGSGSWKDYLVLTLLPFYASIVLGFFFFLSAMGLFWLVDGLRGKGWNLRFLAAIAYMTIIFMLVEYRLVYSFLYTTEPNSRDEYFHAHLSFWKAVRLTLKNYTLGHTHVMTVHTLFILPATFIAMYFVFKKNLWKQERLFVFLFALNIMLSIWYAFWFYEGWLPLTRRFHFMDTFNFARYHFLRPMVIYSSFALSLKIISLQGISWRKTGKWFLLLQIFVLGLFNDEIIYQQKPTVQEFFAEDLFEDIKEHIGLRQEEYRVASIGIHPAISQYNGFYTLDTYNNFYPLSYKHQFRKIIEKELAKNKIIRKYFDQWGGRCYLFTGQLGKRYMIKKDSKRHLKHLQLNTKVFKEMGGRYIFSALPIDNAEEIQLSLERVFVSKKSAWKIYLYKTL
- a CDS encoding glycosyltransferase family 2 protein; translated protein: MMEPVLTIVVPCYNEEEVLPDTMDQLQWLLHDLINESLVSRKSRILFVDDGSKDRTWEMIYKEGLRSEFVRGLKLSRNVGHQNALLAGLFAANELSDCVVSIDADLQDDIQVIRDFIKKFQEGFEIVYGVRKGRDSDTFFKRSTAQGFYKVMKKMGVDLVYNHADFRLMSKRAIKELERFKEVNMFLRGIVPLLGFQSEIVYYDRLERQAGETKYPLKKMLSFAFDGITSFSISPIRFVLLTGFISFFLSLLFGGYFLTLKFLGHTTMGWTSLITSIWLIGGLQLIAIGLIGEYVGKIYKETKQRPKYIVDIDSFNLAKARHHLLNQPIEDEGYSLDFRKVSDSN
- a CDS encoding GtrA family protein; the protein is MRDIVLILEKYLILTNNSLVRFLLVGMVNTSVGLAIMLFLLNVAEASYWISTFTGNAVGACVSFLLNRSFTFKSTVAYHKGLTRFFITILLCYFSSYFVSEKVGEWTSRVLIISSETEKNVSVLLGSIFYTISNYLGQKYFVFKIKSRKEFS
- a CDS encoding LysE family transporter; translated protein: MNVFLSYILLGLSLAAPIGPINAAQIDRGIRNGFMHSWLIGVGAVVADGVYMLVVYIGVVQFLETAFMQTFLWFFGCFVLMYTGIETFMNAGKINLEHTREKEPLIKSFFSGFLMSISNPLTILFWLGIYGSVLAKTAATYDRSDLILYSSAIFIGLLLWDITMAGVSSSFRTFLTSKLLVGISLLSGVSLIGFGIYFGMQAFQVIFG
- a CDS encoding amino acid permease — encoded protein: MSKAKTGGEESTNMKWWQLSLFGVGCTIGTGFFLGSSLAIKMTGPSILIAFVIAAIGTYFVFDALSKMTSKEPLKGGFRSYAKKAYGRWAGFSSGWVYWSSEVLIMGSQMTALSIFSRFWFPKIPLWIFASIYGILGVTVILIGIGLLNKIENILAILKISAILMFVIIAALAIFGVIDGNRPISYPNSQKDFFPHGLKGLWSAVIFAFYAFGGIEILGLMATNLKDPSEAPKAGKVMLFMLTIIYVLSIGLAVLMIPWNDVNTKESPFVIALDAYHLSFVPHFFNGALIIAGFSTMTASLYGVTSVLVTLGEEGDAPACFAKKGKLKVPFFTLLITLLGVTASIVAALLMPDKIYEYVTTAASLMLLYNWIFILASSRKILKLKTKEKILYSIGGLFILVAVTGTLFHDTSRPGFFISLVFLVVIGVITFIMQFKWNKERNKSKKKVLKPWPTA
- a CDS encoding yteA family sporulation protein: MLSTQQLAELRLQLLQEKNDVEEHLDQNDHFGLERGHAHESVGELSSYDNHPADEGTELYEREKDIALNEHYELQLRNINHALEAMENGTYGTCEVCGKEIPIERLEALPNTTYCIEHSPDQIVSHNRPVEEGVLMPDFGKFDMDEKDENVAFDAEDSWQTVAQWGTSETPSDLAFPKGDYQDIYEEANENISYVEDYENFVGTDIYGKNITVYPNPQHEQYENALDEEGIMTSFGDLPAFEHDPYVDDDK
- a CDS encoding YozQ family protein; the protein is MEKKSTNNKSAEIAGRVFDTSDYQKGDALSSGLATTHEQVSDTYMEGEIGAVVDGAKEQETKIPHKGYDEE